A stretch of Clostridium sp. BJN0001 DNA encodes these proteins:
- a CDS encoding aminotransferase class V-fold PLP-dependent enzyme encodes MNIKDNNKIRNLFAGVNTKVCDYKGKYIDCINFDNAATTPPFILELKYIEDMCEYYASIGRGTGQKAELSTKMYQESKKYLLNFFNIKDKDKYMVIYVKNTTEGINKLSKILKRKKDEIVLLSRMEHHSNDLPWRKTGKVDYIEVDKDGRLKIDEIETLLKKHKGKVKYVSLTGASNVTGYVNDINKIAKIVHKYNAKIIVDGAQIVSHRKVIIQKKYDDEQIDFLVFSAHKVYAPFGTGVIIGLKEELNKVESDYYGGGTVELVLDNHDFSLSGYERHEAGTQNLMGAMSLIKSMDILEYIGYDFIKNHESILLKRALDGLKSIPRVILYGDCDKIDDRLGILTFNIDGIYHRDVSEYLSKVYGLQVRHGWFCAHPYCRRLMNISESKASEYLYDKNKKMYGMIRLSFAPYNTEEEIDVFLNAVEDISKNNFSLYVYK; translated from the coding sequence ATGAATATAAAGGATAATAATAAAATAAGAAACCTGTTCGCAGGAGTAAATACGAAAGTTTGTGATTATAAGGGGAAATATATAGATTGCATAAATTTTGATAATGCTGCAACTACTCCTCCTTTTATTCTTGAACTAAAGTATATCGAGGATATGTGTGAATATTATGCTTCTATAGGAAGAGGAACAGGACAGAAGGCAGAATTATCTACTAAAATGTATCAAGAGTCAAAAAAATATCTTTTGAATTTTTTTAATATAAAAGATAAAGATAAATATATGGTTATATATGTTAAAAATACTACTGAAGGAATAAACAAATTATCAAAAATATTAAAAAGAAAAAAAGATGAAATTGTACTATTATCTAGAATGGAACATCATTCAAATGATCTCCCCTGGAGAAAAACTGGTAAGGTTGATTACATTGAAGTGGATAAAGATGGAAGATTAAAAATAGATGAAATTGAAACCCTGCTGAAAAAGCATAAAGGGAAAGTCAAATATGTCTCGCTTACGGGAGCTTCTAATGTTACGGGATATGTGAATGACATAAATAAAATAGCTAAAATTGTGCATAAGTATAATGCTAAAATTATAGTAGATGGTGCGCAGATAGTATCACATCGAAAGGTTATTATTCAGAAAAAATATGATGACGAGCAGATAGATTTTTTAGTTTTTTCTGCTCATAAAGTCTATGCACCTTTTGGAACAGGTGTCATAATTGGACTTAAAGAAGAACTAAATAAAGTAGAATCAGATTATTATGGTGGAGGTACAGTTGAACTTGTTTTAGATAATCACGATTTTTCACTATCTGGATATGAAAGACATGAGGCTGGTACACAAAATCTTATGGGGGCAATGTCTCTTATAAAATCAATGGATATTCTTGAATATATAGGCTATGATTTTATAAAAAATCATGAGAGTATTCTTCTAAAAAGAGCACTTGATGGGCTAAAAAGTATTCCCCGGGTAATACTTTATGGCGATTGTGATAAAATTGACGACAGACTTGGAATATTAACATTTAATATTGATGGAATTTATCATAGAGATGTTTCAGAATATCTTTCAAAAGTGTATGGGCTTCAAGTAAGGCATGGATGGTTCTGTGCACACCCGTATTGCAGAAGACTTATGAATATTTCAGAAAGTAAAGCTTCTGAATATTTATATGATAAAAATAAAAAGATGTATGGAATGATAAGACTTAGTTTTGCACCATACAATACAGAAGAAGAAATAGATGTTTTTTTAAATGCTGTTGAAGATATTTCAAAAAATAATTTTTCACTATACGTTTATAAGTAA
- a CDS encoding 6-phosphofructokinase — protein sequence MSNCIVAQSGGPTSVINSSVAGLVNANIEKNIFEKVYAGLNGVEGILNEDIIDLSSISKEDIDTFKFTPSSGLGSCRYKLKNIEESDEEYKKLINILRKYDITSFFYIGGNDSMDTIAKLSKYASEKNIHINFIGIPKTIDNDLMYTDHTPGFSSAAKFIATSTLETYLDASVYINNGIFILETMGRDAGWLAASACIAKINNKKVADFIYLPEAVFDKDKFISDVKEKFEKQNKVYIVASEGIKYKNSHFVSETECTSHDKFGHIQLGGVGNYLKTLILESEITSRVKVLELGILQRCSMHSASLTDINESFDAGYNALLAANNNESGKMVSIVRESENPYKASYSLIDADKVANKIRYFPKEWINKDQNNISKEAEDYFIPLIKGNVNAKLNNEGLPKYKVFHNR from the coding sequence ATGTCAAATTGTATAGTTGCTCAATCCGGAGGTCCTACTTCAGTTATTAACTCAAGTGTTGCTGGACTTGTAAATGCAAATATCGAAAAAAATATATTTGAGAAAGTTTATGCAGGTTTAAATGGAGTTGAAGGTATTTTAAATGAAGATATTATAGACCTTTCTTCTATTTCAAAAGAAGATATAGATACATTTAAATTCACACCATCTTCAGGGCTGGGATCATGCAGATACAAATTAAAAAATATAGAAGAATCTGATGAAGAGTATAAAAAGCTTATAAATATATTAAGGAAATATGATATAACATCATTTTTCTACATAGGCGGAAATGATTCAATGGATACAATAGCCAAGCTCTCTAAGTACGCATCAGAAAAAAATATACATATTAATTTTATTGGAATTCCAAAAACAATAGATAATGATTTAATGTATACAGATCATACACCAGGATTTTCAAGTGCAGCAAAATTCATAGCTACATCTACACTTGAAACATATTTAGACGCATCAGTTTACATAAATAACGGAATATTTATTTTAGAGACAATGGGAAGAGATGCAGGATGGCTTGCTGCTTCAGCATGTATTGCTAAAATAAATAATAAAAAAGTTGCAGATTTTATCTATCTTCCAGAAGCAGTATTTGATAAAGATAAGTTTATTTCAGATGTTAAAGAAAAATTTGAAAAACAGAATAAAGTATACATAGTAGCTTCAGAAGGTATAAAATACAAAAATAGTCATTTTGTTTCTGAAACTGAATGTACATCTCATGATAAATTTGGACATATACAGCTTGGTGGTGTCGGAAATTATTTAAAAACACTTATATTAGAATCAGAAATAACTTCAAGAGTAAAAGTTCTTGAACTTGGAATACTTCAAAGATGTTCTATGCACTCAGCATCACTTACAGATATTAATGAATCTTTTGATGCAGGATATAATGCTCTTTTAGCAGCTAACAATAATGAATCTGGGAAAATGGTTTCTATAGTACGAGAATCTGAAAATCCATATAAAGCATCATATTCTTTAATAGATGCAGATAAAGTAGCAAATAAGATACGCTACTTCCCTAAAGAATGGATAAATAAAGATCAGAATAATATTTCAAAAGAAGCAGAAGATTACTTCATTCCTCTTATTAAAGGAAATGTAAATGCTAAATTAAATAATGAAGGTCTTCCAAAATATAAAGTATTTCATAATAGATAA
- a CDS encoding manganese efflux pump encodes MDIKDIFIIALALSMDAFGVSLAIGLNKSIKKMNKIKFILSFAIFQFLFSYIGGIAGHLFDIYIMNIPSIVGGIVILIVGIFMIVDGFKEKEDKIFIKRGMLIILGISVSIDALVIGFTVLHKIASNVLLLTDTVFIGLVTLFMSTVAFFLSRNLRKFKLISRYADYFGGGVLVFFALKMIFF; translated from the coding sequence ATGGATATTAAAGATATTTTTATTATAGCTCTAGCACTTTCAATGGATGCGTTTGGAGTTTCACTTGCCATAGGTTTAAATAAGTCAATTAAAAAAATGAATAAGATTAAGTTTATTTTATCTTTTGCTATATTTCAGTTCCTTTTTTCATATATAGGAGGGATAGCGGGACACCTTTTTGATATATATATAATGAATATACCATCTATTGTAGGAGGAATTGTGATTTTAATTGTTGGAATTTTTATGATAGTAGATGGATTTAAAGAAAAAGAAGATAAGATATTTATAAAAAGAGGAATGTTAATTATCTTAGGGATATCTGTAAGCATAGATGCACTTGTTATAGGCTTTACGGTACTTCATAAAATAGCAAGTAATGTTCTTTTATTAACTGACACAGTATTTATAGGACTTGTAACATTATTTATGAGTACGGTAGCATTTTTCTTGTCAAGAAATCTTAGAAAGTTTAAGCTTATAAGCAGATATGCTGATTATTTTGGAGGGGGAGTACTTGTATTTTTTGCTTTAAAAATGATATTCTTTTAA
- a CDS encoding Fur family transcriptional regulator: MEPVKILKSKQIKVTKARKEVLNLLFESDKSMSAESIYSIFTYKNININLSTVYRTLELFEKKSIIEKIMLQDGVSAYKLIKNAHRHYLQCDICHKKVEIPCPMSQIEEMVEDETGFTLTEHELILKGICSDCKKKKEKF; the protein is encoded by the coding sequence ATGGAGCCCGTTAAAATCTTAAAGTCGAAGCAGATTAAGGTTACAAAAGCTAGAAAAGAAGTTTTAAATCTTCTTTTTGAATCAGATAAGAGCATGTCTGCAGAAAGCATTTATAGCATATTTACGTATAAAAATATAAATATAAATTTAAGCACAGTTTATAGAACTTTAGAACTATTTGAGAAAAAATCTATTATTGAAAAGATTATGCTCCAAGATGGAGTTTCTGCATATAAACTTATAAAAAATGCCCATAGGCATTATCTACAATGTGATATATGTCACAAAAAAGTAGAAATTCCGTGCCCTATGAGCCAGATAGAAGAAATGGTTGAAGACGAAACTGGATTTACACTTACAGAGCATGAACTTATTCTTAAAGGAATATGTAGCGACTGTAAGAAGAAAAAAGAAAAATTCTAA
- a CDS encoding metal ABC transporter permease — MLELSFMQNAFIAGIFISILCPFIGIFIVLRRYSMIGDTLSHASFAGIAIGLVFGLSPLFTAFIFTTACALVIEVLRNYYKKYAELVMSIVLTLSLGIAIILISSGKASAKVDSYLFGSILTVNKSELIIMAIVSTICIILLILLYNKLIYVTFDENSAKTSGINVSLINYIFTILVASTISMSLKIMGILVVSSIIVIPVATAMQLKKGFNKTLILSIIFGFFDVISGLVLSYYINSAPGGTIALISVILLLIVLIIRKFLGIED, encoded by the coding sequence ATGTTAGAATTATCATTTATGCAGAACGCATTTATAGCTGGAATATTTATTTCTATTTTGTGTCCTTTTATAGGTATTTTCATTGTACTTAGACGATATTCTATGATTGGTGATACTTTATCACATGCATCATTTGCAGGAATTGCAATAGGACTTGTATTTGGATTAAGTCCTCTATTTACTGCATTTATATTTACTACAGCTTGTGCATTAGTAATTGAAGTACTGCGAAATTATTATAAAAAATATGCAGAACTTGTTATGTCTATAGTCCTTACTTTAAGTCTTGGTATTGCAATTATACTTATAAGCAGCGGAAAAGCTTCCGCAAAAGTAGATTCATACCTTTTTGGAAGCATTCTTACAGTAAATAAAAGTGAGCTTATAATAATGGCTATAGTTTCAACTATATGTATAATATTGCTTATACTTTTATACAATAAACTCATTTATGTAACATTTGATGAAAATTCGGCAAAGACATCAGGAATAAATGTTAGTCTTATAAATTATATTTTTACAATACTTGTTGCATCTACAATCTCAATGTCACTTAAAATAATGGGAATACTTGTAGTGTCATCAATAATAGTAATCCCTGTTGCAACAGCTATGCAGCTAAAAAAAGGATTTAATAAAACACTTATTCTTTCCATTATATTTGGATTTTTTGATGTAATATCTGGTCTTGTTCTTTCTTATTATATAAATAGCGCTCCAGGAGGAACAATTGCACTTATATCTGTAATTCTCCTTTTAATCGTTCTTATAATAAGAAAATTTTTAGGTATTGAAGATTAG
- a CDS encoding metal ABC transporter ATP-binding protein, translating to MIKIENLSFSYCKGQRLLNNININIPDGVYLSFLGENGSCKSTIIKLILGILKPDFGKITVNTKKIAYVAQRLDNFNTEFPITVNELLKCHAKIFHIKSEKVIDDALKKVSMTEFKNNLIGKLSGGQMQRVFIAKALIGDPELILLDEPSTGVDEKNQKEMYKILQTLNKKYKKTIISVEHNKKIALKYSTHILTIKNSVLSLYKKDDYEKMLKGDSLC from the coding sequence TTGATTAAAATAGAAAATTTGTCCTTTTCTTATTGTAAAGGACAAAGATTACTTAACAATATAAATATTAATATACCAGATGGAGTGTATCTATCATTTTTAGGTGAAAATGGAAGCTGTAAAAGCACAATTATTAAACTTATATTAGGTATTTTAAAACCTGACTTTGGAAAAATTACAGTGAATACAAAAAAAATTGCATACGTTGCACAAAGACTTGATAATTTTAATACAGAATTTCCAATTACAGTTAATGAGCTTTTAAAATGCCACGCAAAAATTTTTCATATAAAAAGTGAAAAAGTAATAGACGATGCACTAAAAAAAGTATCTATGACAGAATTTAAAAATAATCTCATAGGGAAATTATCAGGTGGTCAAATGCAGCGTGTATTTATTGCAAAAGCTTTAATTGGCGATCCAGAATTAATACTACTTGATGAACCCTCAACAGGAGTTGATGAAAAAAATCAGAAAGAAATGTATAAAATTCTTCAAACTTTAAATAAAAAATATAAGAAAACAATAATTTCTGTAGAACATAATAAAAAAATAGCATTAAAATATTCAACTCATATTTTAACAATTAAGAATTCTGTTCTTTCGCTTTATAAAAAAGACGATTATGAAAAAATGCTCAAGGGGGATTCTCTATGTTAG
- a CDS encoding DUF6762 family protein, translated as MDFSSLVLMEKDKETGYVKAEKGSFEVDEKALYIKKLYLLDETVYVYFDTNKDVEEWEYSAIYDLFDEKSFLDAGFELEEMTEEYNPTYIAKFKYEDDYELTKEKLYQCIDLIYNAFNKVFYDIKGKEEEYKNL; from the coding sequence ATGGATTTTTCAAGTTTGGTTTTAATGGAAAAAGATAAAGAAACAGGATATGTGAAAGCAGAAAAGGGAAGTTTTGAGGTTGATGAAAAAGCTTTATATATAAAAAAACTATATTTATTAGATGAAACAGTATATGTTTACTTTGATACGAATAAAGATGTTGAAGAATGGGAATATTCTGCAATATACGATTTATTTGATGAGAAGAGTTTTTTAGACGCAGGATTTGAATTAGAAGAGATGACAGAAGAATATAATCCAACATACATAGCAAAATTTAAATATGAAGATGACTATGAATTAACAAAGGAAAAACTTTATCAGTGCATAGATTTAATTTATAATGCATTTAATAAAGTATTCTATGATATTAAAGGAAAAGAAGAAGAATATAAAAATTTATAA
- the pepF gene encoding oligoendopeptidase F has translation MIEVRKREDINEKYKWRVDKIYKNIDEWEKDFKLLKEKAPSLKDFVGKLKDVDKLLEYLKLDEKYSRLAEKLYVYAHLRSDEDTSNNTFQSLMSKIDIYMAEFSSYTSFFVPEILSFEDGFIEKEIEENEELKKYDFLLKDILKEKPHILSKEMEELLATASDCLDAPDAIHNVLTNADMHFGKIKNEEEKEVELTEGNYSSFIKSKDRRVRKDVFDTLFSEYKKFENTLATSLTCSVKNFNMHSRVRKYNSPIEASLNPNNIPVEVYKNSIKVINDNLDSLKRYVQIKKKLLGLDEIHMYDLYVPVIDTPKENIEFNEAVNIVLDALKPLGNEYLSIFKKGIEDGWIDIYENKGKKGGAYSWGVYDTMPYVLLNYNNELNDVSTLAHEMGHSIHSYYSRKEQPYIYSGYTLFCAEVASTTNESILVRYLTSKQEDKNKRLYLMNQELEQIRTTVFRQIMFAEFELYIHDKIAEGTPLTAQDYDKIWHDLNVKYFGDDIIVDDLIDVEWSRIPHFYSDFYVYQYATGYAAASAFAKSVINGEKDAVSKYKGFLKSGGSDYPIEILKKAGVDMTKDAPMKAVISRFNELLSMIEKEIQ, from the coding sequence ATGATAGAAGTAAGAAAAAGAGAAGACATAAATGAGAAATATAAATGGAGAGTAGACAAAATATATAAAAATATCGATGAGTGGGAAAAAGACTTTAAGCTTTTAAAAGAAAAAGCACCATCTCTTAAAGATTTTGTAGGAAAGCTTAAAGATGTAGATAAGCTTTTAGAATATTTAAAGTTAGATGAAAAATATTCAAGACTTGCTGAAAAGCTATACGTATATGCGCATTTAAGATCTGATGAAGATACATCAAATAATACTTTTCAGTCTCTTATGAGCAAGATAGATATTTATATGGCTGAATTTTCAAGCTACACATCATTTTTTGTTCCAGAGATATTATCTTTTGAGGATGGATTTATTGAAAAAGAAATAGAAGAAAATGAAGAGCTTAAGAAGTATGATTTTCTTTTAAAAGATATATTAAAGGAAAAGCCTCATATTTTATCAAAAGAAATGGAAGAACTTCTTGCAACTGCTTCTGATTGCTTAGATGCACCAGATGCAATCCACAATGTATTAACTAATGCAGATATGCATTTTGGAAAGATAAAAAATGAAGAAGAAAAAGAAGTAGAACTTACTGAAGGAAACTATTCATCATTTATTAAAAGTAAGGACAGAAGAGTAAGAAAAGATGTATTTGATACATTATTTTCTGAATATAAAAAGTTTGAAAATACTTTAGCAACATCTCTTACATGTTCAGTTAAAAACTTTAATATGCATAGCAGAGTTAGAAAATATAATAGCCCTATAGAAGCTTCACTAAATCCTAACAATATACCAGTTGAAGTTTATAAAAATTCTATAAAGGTTATAAATGATAATTTAGATAGTTTAAAGAGATATGTTCAGATAAAGAAGAAACTTTTAGGACTTGATGAGATTCATATGTATGATCTTTATGTACCAGTAATAGATACACCTAAGGAAAATATTGAATTTAATGAAGCTGTAAATATTGTTTTAGATGCTTTAAAGCCTTTAGGAAACGAATATTTATCAATATTCAAAAAAGGAATTGAAGACGGCTGGATAGACATTTATGAAAATAAGGGTAAAAAAGGAGGAGCATACTCATGGGGTGTATATGATACAATGCCATATGTTCTTCTAAATTACAACAATGAATTAAATGATGTTTCTACACTTGCACATGAAATGGGTCACTCAATCCATTCATATTATTCAAGAAAAGAGCAGCCTTATATTTATTCTGGCTATACACTTTTCTGTGCAGAAGTTGCATCAACTACTAATGAGTCTATACTTGTTCGTTATTTAACTTCAAAACAGGAAGATAAAAATAAGAGACTTTATTTAATGAATCAAGAGCTTGAGCAGATAAGAACAACAGTATTTAGACAGATAATGTTTGCAGAATTTGAACTTTATATCCATGATAAGATTGCTGAAGGAACTCCTCTTACAGCACAGGATTATGATAAAATATGGCATGACTTAAATGTTAAATATTTTGGCGATGATATAATAGTTGATGATTTAATTGATGTAGAATGGTCAAGAATTCCTCATTTCTATTCTGATTTTTATGTATATCAGTATGCAACAGGCTATGCAGCAGCATCAGCATTTGCAAAATCAGTAATAAACGGAGAAAAGGATGCAGTTTCTAAATATAAAGGATTCTTAAAATCAGGTGGAAGTGATTATCCTATAGAAATTTTGAAAAAAGCAGGTGTTGATATGACAAAAGATGCACCTATGAAAGCTGTTATATCAAGATTTAATGAACTTCTTTCTATGATAGAGAAGGAAATACAGTAA
- a CDS encoding rhomboid family intramembrane serine protease has protein sequence MKSFEKVFFNRLINSNKFYIKEYYSKILEKNCYVAIKDVEGGLYVVIVSDDKSESVAVSEALEFMKSYKKKFILNAVILTDHDYVYIENDKVRRLVINSENGNIISCDSNCEPLRKILNSIISKKYNKKKNSAFKYNITWTIIIINIMLFLLTVIKSKSILDINASVLLSYGALNRIRVFYYNEYYRLITCAFLHRGLIHITVNMYSLYIIGPQIERLFGKVKYVILYLLTAVSASFLGLILNNNNYQVSIGASGAIFGILGSMLSVVIIERNRVNKAVIMNIIVIIALNLFIGFNASNIDNFAHIGGLIGGVILGFILYKRRKI, from the coding sequence ATGAAAAGTTTTGAAAAAGTATTTTTTAACAGACTTATAAATTCGAATAAATTTTATATAAAAGAATATTATAGTAAGATTTTAGAAAAGAACTGTTATGTAGCAATAAAAGATGTAGAGGGAGGGCTCTATGTTGTTATCGTTTCGGATGATAAAAGCGAATCTGTAGCTGTATCTGAAGCGTTAGAATTTATGAAATCATATAAGAAGAAGTTTATTTTAAATGCAGTAATTCTTACAGATCATGATTATGTGTATATAGAAAATGATAAAGTAAGAAGACTTGTTATTAATTCTGAAAATGGCAATATTATATCATGCGATAGTAATTGTGAGCCATTAAGAAAGATATTAAATTCTATAATTTCTAAAAAGTATAATAAAAAAAAGAATAGTGCTTTTAAATATAATATTACATGGACAATAATTATTATTAACATAATGTTATTTTTACTGACGGTTATTAAGTCTAAAAGCATATTAGATATAAATGCATCTGTACTTTTGAGCTACGGTGCATTAAATAGAATAAGGGTTTTTTATTATAATGAGTATTATAGGCTTATTACATGTGCATTTTTACATAGAGGACTTATTCATATTACAGTTAATATGTATTCTCTCTACATAATAGGACCGCAAATAGAAAGATTATTTGGAAAAGTTAAATACGTAATTCTATATTTATTAACAGCAGTAAGCGCATCATTTTTAGGACTTATTTTAAATAATAATAATTATCAGGTGTCAATAGGGGCATCAGGTGCAATATTTGGAATTTTAGGATCAATGCTTTCTGTGGTTATAATAGAGCGTAATCGAGTGAATAAAGCAGTTATTATGAATATAATAGTAATTATAGCTTTAAACTTATTTATAGGATTTAATGCATCAAATATAGATAATTTTGCACATATAGGAGGACTTATAGGAGGAGTAATATTAGGCTTCATTTTATATAAAAGAAGAAAAATATAA
- the gdhA gene encoding NADP-specific glutamate dehydrogenase — MSGKEYVSNVLKKVSNRNPHEKEFLDAATEVLNSLVPVFDKHPEFVKAGLLERIVEPERQIIFRVPWVDDNGNVQVNRGFRVQFNSAIGPYKGGLRFHPSVNLSIVKFLGFEQIFKNSLTSLPIGGGKGGSDFDPKGKSDNEIMRFCQSFMSELYKYIGGNMDVPAGDIGVGGREIGYLYGYYKKLRSLSDMAVLTGKGLTFGGSLARTEATGFGLVYFTEEMLKDNNMSFKGKTVVISGAGNVAIYATQKAQEFGAKVVALCDSNGYIYDKNGINLDVVKEIKEVRRGRIKEYVDVVKTAEYHEGCKGIWTIPCDIALPCATQHEIDKESAESLVKNGVKVVSEGANMPSSLEAIKVFQDNGILFGPAKAANAGGVACSALEMSQNSIRYSWTFEEVDNKLKVIMKNIYHNSKNAAEEYGVKGNILAGANIAGFMKVAEAMMAQGIC; from the coding sequence ATGAGCGGAAAAGAATATGTTTCAAATGTTTTAAAAAAAGTAAGCAATAGAAATCCACATGAAAAGGAATTCTTAGATGCTGCAACAGAAGTTTTAAATTCTTTAGTTCCAGTATTTGATAAACATCCTGAATTTGTTAAAGCAGGTTTACTTGAAAGAATAGTAGAACCAGAAAGACAGATTATATTTAGAGTACCTTGGGTTGATGACAACGGAAATGTACAAGTTAATAGAGGATTTAGAGTACAGTTTAATAGTGCTATAGGACCATATAAGGGCGGTCTTAGATTTCATCCATCAGTTAATTTAAGTATTGTAAAATTCCTTGGATTTGAACAGATATTTAAAAATTCATTAACTTCACTTCCAATAGGTGGAGGAAAAGGTGGATCAGATTTTGATCCAAAGGGAAAATCTGATAATGAAATAATGAGATTTTGTCAGAGCTTTATGTCTGAATTATATAAATATATAGGCGGAAACATGGATGTTCCAGCTGGAGATATCGGAGTAGGGGGAAGAGAGATTGGATACCTTTATGGATATTATAAAAAGCTTAGATCATTAAGTGATATGGCCGTACTTACAGGAAAAGGATTAACATTTGGAGGAAGTCTTGCAAGAACAGAAGCAACAGGTTTTGGTCTTGTATACTTTACTGAAGAAATGTTAAAAGATAATAACATGAGCTTTAAAGGAAAGACTGTTGTTATTTCAGGAGCAGGAAATGTTGCAATTTATGCTACACAAAAGGCTCAAGAATTTGGAGCTAAAGTAGTTGCTCTTTGCGATTCTAACGGATATATTTACGACAAAAATGGAATTAATTTAGATGTTGTAAAAGAAATAAAAGAAGTTAGAAGAGGAAGAATAAAAGAATATGTTGATGTAGTTAAAACTGCAGAATATCACGAAGGATGCAAAGGAATTTGGACTATCCCATGTGATATAGCTCTTCCATGTGCTACACAGCATGAAATTGATAAGGAATCAGCTGAAAGCTTAGTTAAAAACGGAGTAAAGGTTGTTTCAGAAGGAGCTAATATGCCTTCATCTCTTGAAGCGATTAAAGTATTCCAAGATAATGGAATATTATTTGGACCTGCAAAGGCTGCAAATGCTGGTGGAGTTGCATGTTCAGCACTTGAAATGTCTCAAAATAGCATAAGATATTCATGGACATTTGAAGAAGTTGATAACAAATTAAAAGTTATAATGAAAAATATTTATCATAACTCTAAGAATGCAGCAGAGGAATATGGAGTTAAAGGAAATATATTAGCAGGAGCTAATATTGCTGGCTTCATGAAAGTTGCAGAAGCTATGATGGCTCAAGGTATCTGCTAA